The Microlunatus soli genome contains the following window.
GGCGATGTGCGCCGTGGTCCGGTCGAAGATCTCCTGGTTCACCACCGGCCCGACGTCGGCGTTGGGCGTCTGCAACCCATCGGCAACCACGAGCCGAGTGGCGCCTTCGGCGAGGGCCGCCAGGTAGTCGTCGTAGACGTCGGTGTGCACGTACCCGCGGTTGATCGAGATGCAGATCTGGCCGGCATTGCGGAAGGCCCGCCGAAGCGTCCCGCGGACGGCCTCGGTGAGGTCGGCGGTCTCGGTGACGATCAGCGGGCAGCTGCCACCGAGTTCCATCGACAGCGACGTCGCCTTGGCCACCCCGCGCGCGATCGCGGCGCCGGTGGCGCCCGACCCGGTGAAGGCGATCTTGTCGATGTCGCCGTGCTGGGTGAGTGCCTGCCCGGTCTGTCCGGCTCCGGTGATCATGTTGACCACGCCGGCCGGGAGCTCGGTGGCGGCGACGCACTCGGCCAGCAACAGTCCGGAGCCGGGGCTGTACTCCGACGGCTTGATCACCATCGTGCAGCCGGCGGCCAGCCCGGCGCCGAGCTTCCAGCCGATCAACTCCAGCGGATAGTTCCACGGCGCGATCGCGGCCACAACGCCGATCGGCTCGTACTCGACGAGGCTGGAGAAGCCGTCGTCGGCGTTCGGCACGATCGACCCGCGGAGTCGGGTCGCCTCCTCGGCGTAGAAGTGCAGGGCGGCAACCAGCTTGCGGGCCTCTCCGCGCGCCTCGTCCAGCGGCTTGCCCATCTCGATGGTGACCGCCGTCGCCAGTTCGTCGATCCGCAGGGCGACCTGATCGGCGATCGCGTGCAGGTGTTGCGCTCGGACCGACGGGTTGACGGTGCGCCAGGAGCTGAAGGCAGACCGTGCCGCGCTCACGGCACTGTCGACCTGCTCGGCGGAGCTGTCGGGTTGGCTGGTCACCACCTGTCCGGTGGCCGGATTGATCACGTCGATGGTCGGACCGGCATGGTCGGTCCACACCCCGTTGATCCAGTTGCGGACCGTCCCGTTGTTGGGCTTGTTCATCGCTGTTCTCCGGTCGGAATGATCTTGCTGTCGGGATCTTGGTGCGGCAGGTCGTTGTGGATCATCGTCTCAAGCGACCCTGCTGCGGAGTTCGGCGCCGGTCAATGCACGCCGGACCTCGTCGGCGGCCAGCTGCTGCAGGGCCCGGACCGAGGCGGTGGAGTAGAAGGCGGCATGCGGGGTGAGAATGACCCCGGCCTGGGTCCGCAGCGGGCTGTCGGCCGGCAGCGGTTCGGGCTCGAACACGTCCAGTGCGGCACCGGCGAGCCGGCCGTCGGACAAGGCGTCGGTCAGCGCGGCCGTATCGACCAGCCCACCACGGGAGGTGTTGACCAGGACCGCTCCCGGTCGGAGTCTGCCGAGGGCCCGGTGATCGATCAGGTGCGCGGTCTCGGGCACCAGCGGGCAGTGCAACGAGATCGCGTCGCTGGTCGTGAGCAGGTCGTCCAGCTCGACCCGGGTGACGACCTCGTCGATCCGAGGATCGGCGTACGGGTCGTGGGCCAGAACTCTGGTCCCGAAGGCCTGCAGACGGCGCGCCACCGCGAGCCCGATCCGGCCGGTCCCGATCAGCCCGACCGTTGTATCGGCCAGGGCCGGTAGCGGGCCGACGTCCGGCGGCTGGCACCAGCCCTGGTCCCGGATCAGTCCGTCGTAGACGGGTAGCCGGCGCAGCAGCGACAGGAGTGCCGCGACGGCGTGGTCGGCGACGGTTTCGCTGCCGTAGTCGGGAACGTTGGCGACCGCGATTCCGGCTGCGCGGGCCGCGTCGACGTCGACGTTGTCGTAGCCGATGCCGTAGCGGACCACGATGGCCGCCGGGGCGAGAGCCTGCAACGCGGCCGCCGTCATCGGCGCGAAGTTGACCAGCACGGCGTCCGCGCCACGGACGGCCGTGATCGTCTCGGCCTCGGTCCGGCATTGATGCACGGCAAAGCTGGCGCCGATCTCGGCAGCCACGGCCCGCTCGGCGTCGACGTTGCCGAAGGCGTGATCGGTGACCACGATCCGGCGGGTCATGACGGCTGGGCAGAGCCGGTGGCGAGCAGTCCGCGGCCGGCGAGATTGCGCATCAGGGATCGGACGCCGACGGTCCAGTCCGGTGCTGCTTCGGCGGTCTGGACGATGTTGATCAAGCTGCCCAACCGTGGCGAGGAGATGCTGACCTCGTCGCCGACCTTGTGGGTGAAGCCCTGTCCCGGATGGTCACGGTCCTCGGTCGGAGCAAACATGGTGCCGGTGAAGAGGACGAATCCGTCGGGGTACTGGTGGTGATCGCCGTAGGCGTGCGCGACCAGGGTTCGGGGATCCCGGGAGATCTCACTGACCGGGTTGATGCCTTCCAACCGGAACCCGTCCGGTCCGCTGATCCGCAGCGTCACATCGATGGTGGCCGCATCGTCGTAGCCGAAGGAGTCGTCGAAGAGTCGGACGAAGGGGCCGATGGCGCAACTGGCGTTGTTGTCCTTGGCCTCGGCCAGCAGCAATGCGCTGCGGCCCTCGAAGTCACGCAGGTTGACGTCGTTGCCCAGGGTGGCTCCGACGGGCTCGCCGGCAGAGGTGTTGATCAACACCATCTCGGGCTCCGGGTTGTTCCAGGTGGATCGGGCCAGAATACCGATCGCCGCGCCGACGCCGACCGCGGACAGCACCGGAGCTTTGGTGAAGATCTCCGGGTCCGGCCCGATCCCGACCTCGAGATACTGCGACCACAGGCCCTCGGAGATCAACACCTGCTTGGCCTTCTCGGCCTGCGGCGTGCCGGGTTCGACGGAGATGTTCTCGCCGACCACGTCGGCGACCTGGCGGCGGACCTCGGCGGCACGGTCCGGGTCTCCGGCCGACCGTTCCTCGATCACCCGCTCGATCATGCTGCGGGCGAAGGTGACTCCGGCGGCCTTGAGGACCTGGACATCGATCGGCGCCAGCAGACGAGGCTGCCGATCGTCCCCAGCAGGGTCGAAGCTGGCCCGCAGCACGTCGGCCAGCCGCCAGCGGCGATCACCGTCGGCGGCACAGACCACCGCGACCCGATCCGGATTGTCGAACAGGTCGGCCGTGGTCGGCGC
Protein-coding sequences here:
- a CDS encoding C-terminal binding protein, with product MTRRIVVTDHAFGNVDAERAVAAEIGASFAVHQCRTEAETITAVRGADAVLVNFAPMTAAALQALAPAAIVVRYGIGYDNVDVDAARAAGIAVANVPDYGSETVADHAVAALLSLLRRLPVYDGLIRDQGWCQPPDVGPLPALADTTVGLIGTGRIGLAVARRLQAFGTRVLAHDPYADPRIDEVVTRVELDDLLTTSDAISLHCPLVPETAHLIDHRALGRLRPGAVLVNTSRGGLVDTAALTDALSDGRLAGAALDVFEPEPLPADSPLRTQAGVILTPHAAFYSTASVRALQQLAADEVRRALTGAELRSRVA
- a CDS encoding fumarylacetoacetate hydrolase family protein translates to MVSQPQSPTSLIDSESLVAQVLPDDAGTATLVGRLLDPAVGPCVVAVRGDELIDITHLAPTTADLFDNPDRVAVVCAADGDRRWRLADVLRASFDPAGDDRQPRLLAPIDVQVLKAAGVTFARSMIERVIEERSAGDPDRAAEVRRQVADVVGENISVEPGTPQAEKAKQVLISEGLWSQYLEVGIGPDPEIFTKAPVLSAVGVGAAIGILARSTWNNPEPEMVLINTSAGEPVGATLGNDVNLRDFEGRSALLLAEAKDNNASCAIGPFVRLFDDSFGYDDAATIDVTLRISGPDGFRLEGINPVSEISRDPRTLVAHAYGDHHQYPDGFVLFTGTMFAPTEDRDHPGQGFTHKVGDEVSISSPRLGSLINIVQTAEAAPDWTVGVRSLMRNLAGRGLLATGSAQPS
- a CDS encoding aldehyde dehydrogenase family protein is translated as MNKPNNGTVRNWINGVWTDHAGPTIDVINPATGQVVTSQPDSSAEQVDSAVSAARSAFSSWRTVNPSVRAQHLHAIADQVALRIDELATAVTIEMGKPLDEARGEARKLVAALHFYAEEATRLRGSIVPNADDGFSSLVEYEPIGVVAAIAPWNYPLELIGWKLGAGLAAGCTMVIKPSEYSPGSGLLLAECVAATELPAGVVNMITGAGQTGQALTQHGDIDKIAFTGSGATGAAIARGVAKATSLSMELGGSCPLIVTETADLTEAVRGTLRRAFRNAGQICISINRGYVHTDVYDDYLAALAEGATRLVVADGLQTPNADVGPVVNQEIFDRTTAHIADAVQRGARVIAGGGPISDLAPGLFLQPTVLADTDQDMLIMHEETFGPVIGIARYTDLDEAISQANSTSAGLAAYGFCRDLGQTFTLSKQLDFGNVAINNVDAGIINAPYGGRKGSGFGVEHGREAIDGYLHVKHTRIRHGA